DNA from Fortiea contorta PCC 7126:
ACAACCGCAAGCAGTACTGGTGTTGGGCGGTTCCACGAAGTATATGGAGCGAGAAAAATTTACAGCAGATTTTGCTCGAAAACACCCAGATTTACCAATCTGGATTTCTGGCGGTAGTCCACCTAGATACACTCAAAAAGTCTTTGCTAAAGCCGGGATCGACACTAACCGCTTACATATGGACTATGAAGCTGTAGATACAGTGACAAACTTTACCACATTGGTAGATGATTTGCAAGCTCGCGGCATCAAGAGTGTTTATTTAATTACTTCGGACTTCCACATGCGTCGTGCTCGGATTATCGGCGAAATTGTTTTAGGAAGTCGCGGGATTAATTTTAAAGCTGTTCCAGTTCCTTCCGAAAAATCATCTGAGCCAATTGAAAAATCCTTCCGAGATGGAGCTAGGGCGATTTTTTGGGTAGCGACTGGTTACACAGGAGCAGATGAGCCGAAACATCGTGTTGATGCTCTTAAATGAAAGGGAATAGGGATTAGGGATTAGGGGATGGGGAGAGTCGCTCAAGCTTTGAGCTTATTACATTGTCTGTATTAAAACGTAGGGTTGGACAATCAAGGTGCTAAAGCGTTGACTCGAATTCGCATTCCACTCTTCCATCTGTGCAGTCGAGGGTTTGGAGAGTAATTGCTGATCAATCCATTGTTCTACTTGAGCAATATTATCACCTGCGATCGCTATTCCTACATCCAATAAATCTAACTGTCCCCCTACGATAATAATCGCATCTCTTTCCAGGTGAGGGATGAGCCATTCCCACTCGGCCTCATCCAAGTTTTGTGTTAATTCTGCTCTTAAATCTGCCATGACACTAATTCGTAATTCGTAATTAGAATATACTCTTTTTCTTACTCCAAAATTCACTAAACTTCTGATTTCATCTCGTCAATTTCAAATAAAGATACAATCACTCCCGCGATGGGAATCGAGATAAAGACGCCCAGCAATCCCGCAACCCTAGCACCTATTAATAAAGCAAAGAATACCACAACAGGATTAAGATTCAGCGCCCCTTGCATAATTCTCGGAGCAATTAAGTTGTCTTGTATTTGCTGGAGGACAATACAAGCTACTAATACTTTTAGCGCTAACCAAACATCTTGAGATAATACAACTACGGTAATTACACCCACACCTAATGTTGCTCCTATCCCTGGGATGATATCCAAGATTCCCACTATCACTGATAAAATTAAGGCGAATGGTACTTGTAATAGCAAGAAAACGATTAAACTTGAACTTGTTAAAAATAAAGTTAATATTAGCTGTCCTTGGAAAAAGCTTAAAAAACTGCGTCGCATGATGCTGGTAAATCTACTGCGGCGATGTTTGGGAATGACTTTGACAATTAAATACCAAAGCTTTTCACCATCTAATAGCATGAAAAAAGCTACTACTGCAATTAAAATAAAAGTAACAAAATTAGTCAAAAATTGTTGCAAAATAGCTAAACTAGTGACTACAGAATTAACAGCTTGATTCCGTAATTGTTCTTCAATTAAACTTAAATCTATTTGCAAATTTCGGTTACGCAAAAACTCTTCAATTCGTTCTAATAGCGGTAGTAAAGAAGTTAGAAAAACCGATATACTATCAACTAGTTGTTGTCCTTGAGAGAGGACCGCTAACCCGATGGTGATTGTTAAGCCGCCAAGCAAGACAACACTGAGCAAAAAAACCACAACAACTGCTACAGCTCGAGGTACAAAACGCTGTAACCACCTAACAGGATAACTGAGTAAAAAAGCTAAAATCGCAGCGAAGGCAAAAATCACAATCACTGCTTCAAAATAAGCTAAAAGTTGTACAATTGCCCAACCACAAGCGACTAACAACAAAAAGCGGACTAACGCCAAATTATTTAATCGTTCCCAAATATTTTTGGCTTCTAAGCCGCTCATAGTACTTTCGGAGAATGGTGAACGGGTAATAAATTACCTTTGTTTGCACAAATAACAACCCTATTGCTCACAATCAGCTTAAAGGAAGACAAAGGCGATCGCAACATCCCAAAAGCATACTTCCAGCCTGTGGAAATCACCGCCCTAAATCATGCATCCGATTAATTATGGCTGCACAATCAAGTGTCAACTGCTGTAATTCCTCCTTACGAGTGGAACCAGGAGCGTCAATTAATTTACCGATTCTCACAGTGATGGGAACAGCTTGCGGGATTGGCGAGCCTTTTTGTAAAATTTTCTCAGTCCCCCATAAACTCACTGGTAATATGGGTACATTTGCTTTGGCTGCTACCAATAATGCTCCTCGTTTCGGGTCTGTAATCCGAGCGTCTGGAGTCCGAGTACCTTCCAAGAAAACACCAGCAGCCCAGCCATTTTCTATACATTCTAGGGCAGAACGGATAGCAGCGCGATCGCCTGTACCTCTACTCACTGGGTAAGCACCATATAACTCAATCACCTGGGCCAAGACGGGAACTTTAAACAATTCTTCCTTAGCCATATACGCCACCGGGCGACGCACACAACTAGAGATAATCGGCGGATCAAAATAGCTAGCATGATTACTCACTACCAACAAAGGCCCAGATTGCGGTACATTTTCCGCACCGTGAATCTGAACTCGAAAGTAAGTATGCAGCATAGGACTAATAACTGACCACTTAAAAGCGTGATACAGCGCCAGACTGAGCAATGGTTCGCGGCTTCGGCTCATAAAGGGAGAGGTGGGTGTGGGGAGTGTGGGGAGATGGGGAGATGGGGTGATGGGGTGGTGGGGTGATGGGGAGAAAAAGAATTTACGCTTCCGCAACAATATTCCCCCTCCTCCTACCCTTCCTATTCTCTATTCCCTAACCTCTAACCCCTAACCCCTAACTAGGTAATTCAGCAGCAGTACGCACGTTTTCTAAGGTTAGATTAGAAACGGTACGTTTAATCAAGCCAGTGAGGACATTACCAGGGCCAATTTCCACAACTCGCTCGATACCGTTGGCTGGTAGTTGTAAGGAAATTTCTCGCCATCTGACTGAGCCGGTCATCTGTTTGATGAGGCGTTGTTTTAACTCCTCTGGGTTAACTGATGGCAGCGGCTCCACATTAGATAATACTGGAACAACTGCAGGCTGAAATGTCACAGATTCCAAAATTTCTTGAAATTCTGTGGCTGCGGTGGCGACTAAGGGCGAGTGAAAGGCGCCAGAAACTTTCAGGGGAATAGCTCGTTTTGATTTAACTTGTGACATCACCGCTTGCACAGCCTCAGTGGTGCCAGAAATAATCACTTGTGCGGGGCTGTTGTCATTAGCCAAGACTACATCTGGTGTTTGTGCAATGACTTTTGCTAATTGTTCTTGGTCAAAATTCATCAACGCCGCCATCATCCCACCTGAGGCGCTATCCATGAGTTCGGCTCGGCGCTTGACTAAGTGTAACCCCGCAGACCACTCAAAAACGCCGGCGATATAAAGAGCGATGTATTCACCCAAACTATGACCAGCAACTAAATCTGGTTTGTGTCCCCGTTCCCGAAGCAGGTCAGCGAGAATGGTTTCTACAACATAAAGACTAGGTTGGGTGTAAAGCGTGCGTGATAGTTGTTCGATATCACTTTTACACACATCTGTCACCGACCAACCAAGAATAGTCTCAGCTTGAGCAAATTTATCTTGAGCTGAGGGTATATCTAATAAATCTACTCCCATACCTTGGGCTTGAGAACCTTGTCCGGGAAACACCCATGCAGTTTTAGTCATTGGTCATTTGTCATTTGTCATTTATTATTTTTGACTGAGAAGTCCCTACCTCCCCATCTCCCCATCTCCCCATCTCCCCACCTCCCCATCTCCCCGTCACCACATCCCCTATCTTCCCCATTGAAAAATTGCCGCGCCCCAGGTCAGACCCGCACCAAAACCGGCTGCAGCTATGGTGTCATGGGGTTGAATTGTACCTTGTCGTACTGCTTCGTCTAGGGCGATGGGGATGGAGGCGGCGGAGGTGTTACCGTAGTTGGCGAGGTTACTAATAACTTTATGTTGGGGGATGTTGAGGCGTTGAGCAACGGCATCAAGAATCCGCTGATTGGCTTGGTGTAAGAGTAACCAATCTATTTGGTCAACGGTTAGGTTTGCTT
Protein-coding regions in this window:
- a CDS encoding YdcF family protein — translated: MAFALPLLVWWGYKEVESQFVQPQAVLVLGGSTKYMEREKFTADFARKHPDLPIWISGGSPPRYTQKVFAKAGIDTNRLHMDYEAVDTVTNFTTLVDDLQARGIKSVYLITSDFHMRRARIIGEIVLGSRGINFKAVPVPSEKSSEPIEKSFRDGARAIFWVATGYTGADEPKHRVDALK
- a CDS encoding DUF2288 domain-containing protein codes for the protein MADLRAELTQNLDEAEWEWLIPHLERDAIIIVGGQLDLLDVGIAIAGDNIAQVEQWIDQQLLSKPSTAQMEEWNANSSQRFSTLIVQPYVLIQTM
- a CDS encoding AI-2E family transporter, giving the protein MSGLEAKNIWERLNNLALVRFLLLVACGWAIVQLLAYFEAVIVIFAFAAILAFLLSYPVRWLQRFVPRAVAVVVVFLLSVVLLGGLTITIGLAVLSQGQQLVDSISVFLTSLLPLLERIEEFLRNRNLQIDLSLIEEQLRNQAVNSVVTSLAILQQFLTNFVTFILIAVVAFFMLLDGEKLWYLIVKVIPKHRRSRFTSIMRRSFLSFFQGQLILTLFLTSSSLIVFLLLQVPFALILSVIVGILDIIPGIGATLGVGVITVVVLSQDVWLALKVLVACIVLQQIQDNLIAPRIMQGALNLNPVVVFFALLIGARVAGLLGVFISIPIAGVIVSLFEIDEMKSEV
- a CDS encoding lysophospholipid acyltransferase family protein, whose product is MSRSREPLLSLALYHAFKWSVISPMLHTYFRVQIHGAENVPQSGPLLVVSNHASYFDPPIISSCVRRPVAYMAKEELFKVPVLAQVIELYGAYPVSRGTGDRAAIRSALECIENGWAAGVFLEGTRTPDARITDPKRGALLVAAKANVPILPVSLWGTEKILQKGSPIPQAVPITVRIGKLIDAPGSTRKEELQQLTLDCAAIINRMHDLGR
- the fabD gene encoding ACP S-malonyltransferase — its product is MTKTAWVFPGQGSQAQGMGVDLLDIPSAQDKFAQAETILGWSVTDVCKSDIEQLSRTLYTQPSLYVVETILADLLRERGHKPDLVAGHSLGEYIALYIAGVFEWSAGLHLVKRRAELMDSASGGMMAALMNFDQEQLAKVIAQTPDVVLANDNSPAQVIISGTTEAVQAVMSQVKSKRAIPLKVSGAFHSPLVATAATEFQEILESVTFQPAVVPVLSNVEPLPSVNPEELKQRLIKQMTGSVRWREISLQLPANGIERVVEIGPGNVLTGLIKRTVSNLTLENVRTAAELPS